TCGGCCTCCGCGGCGTCGTCCGCCTCCTCGCTCTCGTCTTCGTCTCTCTCCTTCGCGAGTTCGACGTCGCGGCCGTGTTCGTCGTCGGACATGTTTCGGTCTTCTCGCGCCACTCTCAAAGGAGTGGTGGCGGCAACGGCAAGGTCCCCGGGGGAGCGTGAGCTACGCCGGTTCGACGATGATCCGGCCGTCGCGCAGTTTGTAGACGAGCCGATCCCCGACCTCCACCTCGATTCCGGCCTCCGCGAACTCCTCACGAACGGCCTTGATGAGGCTGATCCGCCACCGGTCCGTCACTTTCGTCGTACCGAGAATCCGCTCGTCGTCGGTCATTATCGGTGGAAAGCAGTCGACACTGTTATGCACTTTTAGCTATTCCGACGAAATAGGTAATAGTGACTATCGAGGTACGGCGGGGAGACGAACGCGGACTGGTGGTCGTTACCGAGGAGCCCCACGAGGAGCGCATGCGGGAGTACGTCAGCGTCGGGCCGGGCCTGGGGACGACCTTCGACGGCGACCGCTACGTGACGCCGCTGACCGTGGTCGCGGCCGCCGCCGATCGGCGTCTCAGCTGGTCCGCGTCGGGGCCGGACGCGGCGCTCGACCGCGCGCGGCGCGCCATCGAACGGCGAGCGCCGGCGGCGGTCTGGCTGCGCGAGTATCCGATACTGCGTGAGGTGCTACCGCCGGGGGCGGCCTCGCGGCTGACCTGCGAACTCGCGCTCGCCGCGGGGGCGTCCGGCGCGCCGCTGGTCGTGTCGATGGACGCCCGCGGGCGTCGGGGCGCGTCGAGGGGAACCTCCGATCTCAACGACCGGAGGTGAGCAACGTCGCCGGTTCGCCCGCGAGATCGGTACTCGCACAGCGAGGGCACTCCGCGCCGATCGACCAGTCGGGGTCGGCGCGACTGTCGTCCGAACCGACGAGGCAGGTGAGTTCGACGAGCAGGACGAATCGATCCGTGTTACCGCAGTTGCGACAGTGCATAGTCGAGAGACCGGCTGGTACGTTCACGTCGCCGGTGGGAGTCACTCGTCCCGTTCTCGCACTTGAAGCTTCGTCCGGGGTGGGGCTCCGCGATACGACGCGGCGGATCGGGAGGGCCCCGCGTCGAGCGCCGGCGTTCGGCGCGGTCAGTCGGTACTCGATCCCGCGTCCGCGTCGGGACCGGGGCCGACGTCGAGACCGTGCTCGGCGGCGCGCGTGCGCCAGAACTCGGTGTAGCCCTCCTCGCCGCGTTCGACGGTGGTCTCGCCGCTCCGCACCTGGTCGAGCTTCAGGTCGACCTCGTCGAGCAGTCGCTTGCCGACCTCGTCGGTGACGACGCCCGACCGAACCGCGTCCATGATGGCGCTCTTCTCCCGCTGGAGGATCTGCCGCTCGCCCACCAGCAGACGCTCGCGGCGGAGTTCGGGGTTGTCCCCGAGCAGGGTGGCGATCGCCTCCTGGAGGTCGTCGAGTTCGCGCTCGTACTCGTCGGTGAAGTCCTGGTAGACCTCCCGCGGGAGGTCGCCCCGTCGCTTCAGGCGCTCGGCCGCCGAGAGCGCCTCGTTTACGGCCCGGCGTCGTCCGACCAGCAGTTCGTACAGCTCCTCCACGTCCGAGCGCGTGACGATGCCGAGCCGTCGCAGGAGGTTCGACATCGTCATGCCCTGGACGACGAGGCTGAACGCGGCGACCCCGAAGACCATCGCGCGCAGTTCCTCACGGAACGGAAACGGCGTCCCGTCGGCGAGCGTGCGCGGCAACCCGAGCACCAGCGCGATGGGGATCGAGGCGTGGAGCCCGCCCCAGAGCATGACGTGCTGGTAGCTGCGCGAGATGGGCGGCTCGACGAACCGGTTGAGCGCGGCCGCGATGGGGTAGACGGTGACGGCGCGGGCGACCAGCACGGCCGGGATCGCGAGCGCGATGAGGCCGACGTGCGAGATCAACTGCCCGACCGGCGTCACGACGCCGATCATCAGGAAGATGAACGTGTTGACGAGGAACGCGAGGGTCTCGAGGCTGTTGAAGATGGAGATCTTCGTCTGCGGGCTCATGGCGTACTCCGCGCCGCGGTTGCCGATGAACAGCCCCGCGACGACCGTGGCGATGACGCCGGAGACGTGGAGGTAGTGCTCGGCGAGCAGGAAGCTGCCGTAGGCGAGAAGCAGCGTGAGGACGATCTCGGTCATGTGCTCGTCCAGGTTGACCATCACGCTGTAGACGGCGTAGCCGGTGACCAGGCCGACCATCAGGCCGCCGAGGCTCACCACGGCCACGTCGAACGCGACCCGCGCGACGCCGGCGACGGTGAACAGTTCCGCCGGGTTCGCCCCCCGGACGACGAGCGTCAGCAGCGCCGAGAAGAGGACGACGCCGACGCCGTCGTTGACGAGGCTCTCGCCCTCGACCAGCACCGAGAGCCGGTCGGGCGCGCCGAGTTCCTTGAACAGCGCGAGGACGCTCACCGGGTCCGTCGGGAGGATCATCGCGGCGAACAGGAGGGCGACGAGCAGGGGGAAGCCGAACAGCTCCGCGCCCGCCAGGCCGAGGACCACGACCGACGCGACGAGACCGACGACGGCGAGCGCCAGGATGGGGACGAGGTTCCGACGGAGCCGTTCCAGGTCGGTCGTGGCCGCCCCCTCGAACAGCAGCGGCGGGAGGAGGACGAGCAGGATGAGGTCGTGCGAGAGCGCGATGTCGATGTCGACCGCCCTCGTCGTCGCGCCGACGACCGACACGGTGAACCCCGCGAGCAGGAGCGCGATGGTGTAGGGGAACCGTCCGACCTTGGCGACGAAGACCCCGACGCCGGCGGCGATGATGGCGATGGGGAGCAGATCGAGGAGGATCCCCTCGATGCTCGCCCCGCTCTCCGCCGCGAGGGCGACGAGAACGACTGGATCGATAGCGAGGGCCGACATGGTTCACCCGAGAAGACGAGGGGGGATAAGAGTGGACGGCGCGAGCGCAACGTGACGAAGGCGGGGGGGGGGGAGGAGACGGCGTGAACCGGGCGCTCGGAACGTCCTGTCTGCCGTACCGTCGTGACGCTACTCGCCACCTCGGGGTGGCGAGATTCGTGACGGGCGTCCGTCCGACAGTATCAGGCGTACTCCGTGATGGTCAGCGTGTAGTCGCCGCTCCCGCTGTAGGAGTCCACGAGGACGTGGAGGTCGGTCGAGGCGTCCGGGGTGTCGATCGTGATCGTCTCCTGGCTGTCGGTCGTCCACGACCGGTAGTCGTAGCTCGACGTGGTGGGACAGGTCCCCGTCCCGTCGTTGGCGTACAGGTCGAAGTCGGCGGACGCGGGGCCGCTCAGTTCGATGACGACCTTGCTCGGAGCGGCGTAGTGCCACGCGTAGGTCCAGCAGTCCTCGTCCCAGTACCCCGAGAGCGAGTCGCTCACGGACGCCGTCTGCGAGTCGCCGCTCCCGCCGTCCCCGCCGGAACCGCTCCCCGGCTGGGTCGTGACGGCGTTCCCGGCGTCCACGCGGCCGCTCCCCTGCTTGGCGGCGGAGAGATCCACGTCGACGGCCGTGGCCTTGAGGTGCGAGCGCAGTTCCTCGTTGGTGAGGTTCCACGCGGCGAGCGTGAGGCCCGCGACGCCCGCGACCACCGGCGTCGCCATCGACGTGCCCGAGATCGAGTTATAGCCGTCGTCCGTCCACGTCGATATGACGTTGGTGCCCGGCGCGGCGAGTTCGATCTCCGATCCGTAGTTCGAGTAGGCGGCGAGCGTCCCGTCGGGATCGAGCGCGGAGACGGCGAGGCACTCGCTGTAGGCCGCCGGGTACGAGACGGACCCGCCGTAGTCGTTGCCCGCCGCCGCGACGAGGAGCGCGCCGTTGCTGTAGGCGTACGAGACGGCGTTCTTCATCGTGCTGGTGTACCCGCCGCCGCCCAGCGAGAGGTTGATCACGTCCGCCCCCTGGTCCGCGGCCCACTGGATGGCGTCCGCGATGTCGCTCGTGCTCCCGGTGCCCGCCTCGCTGAGCGCGCGCCCGGCGATGACCGTGGAGTTGCCGATGCCGGTGACCCCCTCGCCGTTGTTCACCTCGGCGGCGGCGATGCCGGCGACGTGCGTGCCGTGGGTCTCGTCGGCGAGCGCGTCGGGATAGGGGTCGGTGTCGTCGTCCACGAAGTCGTAGCCGGGATCCGCGGCCACGTTGCCGTCGAGGTCCGGGTGGTCGTACTTCACGCCCTGGTCCACGACGGCGACGGTGACGCCGGAATCGCCCAGCGTGGTGTCCCACGCCGTCGGGGCGTTCACCATCTGGTCGGCGTACTGGTCGTCGTAGCGGGGGTCGTTCGGGACGAACAGCGCCTCGAAGGTGGCGTTCTCCTCGACGTACTTCGCCGCCTCGTACTTCTCGATCCGCTTGCGTATCTTGCGCCGCTCCTTCTCCGAGACGTCGCCGAGTTCGATCGCGAGATACCGGAGCACCTCGTTCTCGTGGGTCAGCGTGACGGTGACGTCGTACTTCTTCTCCAGTTTGCGCTCGATCTTCCTCCCGTGCTTCTCGACCTTCTTCCCGTCCGCCGAGATGCCGACGAGGAGTTCGCCCTCCTTCGGGCCGGGCGAACGCCCCGGCGTCGCGCCGGCGACGCCCGCGAAGGCACCGACGCCGGCGAGGCCGGACAGTCTGAGGAAGCGACGACGATCGAGCGTGTGTCTCTCACCCATTGCGACAGTACCGATTCCCTGATAGTATTTTAGTCTATCTATTCTGCGTTAAATTAATTCGTCGAAGGCGGATCGAGAGTCGAACCAGCACGGCTTTAGGTGGCCGCCGGTTCCCGACGGACATGAGCGGGTTCGTGCGCCGATTCGTCGGGGATGAGGGCCGTCGAGTCGGGTTGTTCGTCGACGGCCCGAACGTCTTTCGCACCGAGTTCGACGTCGACCTCGACGACGTTCGCGCGGCGGCCGCCGAGCGCGGCCGCCTGACACACGCCCGGCTGTACGTCGACGAGCGCGCCACGGCTGGACTGATCCAGGCCGCGGAGGCCCACGGCTTCCGGGTGGTGACGACCAGCGGCGACGTGGACGTGAAGCTCGCCGTGGACGCGACGGCGGCCGTCGCTGACGGCGCGATCGACGTGCTGGCGATCGCCTCGCGGGACATGGACTTCAAGCCGGTGCTCGAGACGGCCGCAGAGCGCGGCGTCCGCACGCTCGCCATCGCCCCCGGCGACTACGGGCGCTCCGACGCCCTGCCGAGCACGGCCCACGAGGCGGTGACGCTCGGGCCGTCGGGATCGTTCGAATCGTCCGAATCGTCCGAATAGCCGCCCTTTTACCCGACCGCGACGACGTTCGGACATGGACCCGGTGCTCGACGACCACATGCACCTCGACCCGGTGAACGGCCGCGGCGTCGAGGCGTGCGAGGAGTTCGCCGACCACGGCGGAACGCACCTGCTCGTGCTCAACAAGCCGTCGTGGCACTACGGCGTCGCGGTCGAGGAGAGGGACGACTTCCGGACGGCCTACGACCACACGGTGGACGTGGTCCGGGAGTCGAACGAGGTGCTCGCCGGGCGCGCGTGGCCCGTCCTCGGCGTCCACCCGGCGCTGATCTCGCAACTGGTCGAGCGGGGCTACGCGCCCGAGGAGGCCCGCGACCTGATGTGCGCGGGGCTGGACGCCGCCGCCGAGTACGTCGCCGACGGGACGGCGCTCGCGCTCAAGTCCGGGCGACCCCACTACGAGGTGGACGAGGCCGTGTGGGCGGCCTCGAACGAGGTGATGCGCCACGCGTTCGCGCTCGGGGCGGACCTGGGGTGCGCCGTCCAGCTCCACACCGAGGGCGGCGAGGACTTCACGGAGGTGGCCGAGTGGGCCGAGGCGGCGGGGATGCGGCGGGAGCACGTCGTCAAGCACTACTCGACGGGCGGCGTGGTCGGGCCGACCCCGAGCGTGCTGGCCGACAGGGAGGAACTGGTGCGGGCGGCCGAGCGCGAGGTCCCCTTCATGATGGAGACGGACTTCATCGACGACCCCGACCGACCGGGCGCGGTGCTCGGCCCGAAGACGGTGCCGCGGCGGACCCGCTGGCTGCGCGAGGAGGGGTACGACGAGGCGCTCGAACGAGCGCACGTCGAGACGCCGCGGATGGTCTACGGTATCGACACCCGCGGAACGTTGGAATAACGAAAAGGCATATGGCCGGCCGCCCGAAGTCGTGAGTATGAGTACGCCGGAGGGTGAGTACTACACCGAGGAGCGCTGGCAGAACTGGCTCGACCGCCTGGACGAGGAGGGCGTGGATCTCGAAGACGAGAGTTCCGCGCGCCTCCGGCTGAACCTGCAGGACGACACGGTCATCGCCGTCGCGAAGGTCGTCTCGGCCTACGACGAGGGCGAACTCGACGAGGAGGCGGCGATGGAGGAACTGGCGGGTATCCAGGAGATCGTCCTC
The Halomarina pelagica DNA segment above includes these coding regions:
- a CDS encoding TatD family hydrolase — its product is MDPVLDDHMHLDPVNGRGVEACEEFADHGGTHLLVLNKPSWHYGVAVEERDDFRTAYDHTVDVVRESNEVLAGRAWPVLGVHPALISQLVERGYAPEEARDLMCAGLDAAAEYVADGTALALKSGRPHYEVDEAVWAASNEVMRHAFALGADLGCAVQLHTEGGEDFTEVAEWAEAAGMRREHVVKHYSTGGVVGPTPSVLADREELVRAAEREVPFMMETDFIDDPDRPGAVLGPKTVPRRTRWLREEGYDEALERAHVETPRMVYGIDTRGTLE
- a CDS encoding NYN domain-containing protein, yielding MSGFVRRFVGDEGRRVGLFVDGPNVFRTEFDVDLDDVRAAAAERGRLTHARLYVDERATAGLIQAAEAHGFRVVTTSGDVDVKLAVDATAAVADGAIDVLAIASRDMDFKPVLETAAERGVRTLAIAPGDYGRSDALPSTAHEAVTLGPSGSFESSESSE
- a CDS encoding S8 family serine peptidase — its product is MGERHTLDRRRFLRLSGLAGVGAFAGVAGATPGRSPGPKEGELLVGISADGKKVEKHGRKIERKLEKKYDVTVTLTHENEVLRYLAIELGDVSEKERRKIRKRIEKYEAAKYVEENATFEALFVPNDPRYDDQYADQMVNAPTAWDTTLGDSGVTVAVVDQGVKYDHPDLDGNVAADPGYDFVDDDTDPYPDALADETHGTHVAGIAAAEVNNGEGVTGIGNSTVIAGRALSEAGTGSTSDIADAIQWAADQGADVINLSLGGGGYTSTMKNAVSYAYSNGALLVAAAGNDYGGSVSYPAAYSECLAVSALDPDGTLAAYSNYGSEIELAAPGTNVISTWTDDGYNSISGTSMATPVVAGVAGLTLAAWNLTNEELRSHLKATAVDVDLSAAKQGSGRVDAGNAVTTQPGSGSGGDGGSGDSQTASVSDSLSGYWDEDCWTYAWHYAAPSKVVIELSGPASADFDLYANDGTGTCPTTSSYDYRSWTTDSQETITIDTPDASTDLHVLVDSYSGSGDYTLTITEYA
- a CDS encoding Na+/H+ antiporter; translated protein: MSALAIDPVVLVALAAESGASIEGILLDLLPIAIIAAGVGVFVAKVGRFPYTIALLLAGFTVSVVGATTRAVDIDIALSHDLILLVLLPPLLFEGAATTDLERLRRNLVPILALAVVGLVASVVVLGLAGAELFGFPLLVALLFAAMILPTDPVSVLALFKELGAPDRLSVLVEGESLVNDGVGVVLFSALLTLVVRGANPAELFTVAGVARVAFDVAVVSLGGLMVGLVTGYAVYSVMVNLDEHMTEIVLTLLLAYGSFLLAEHYLHVSGVIATVVAGLFIGNRGAEYAMSPQTKISIFNSLETLAFLVNTFIFLMIGVVTPVGQLISHVGLIALAIPAVLVARAVTVYPIAAALNRFVEPPISRSYQHVMLWGGLHASIPIALVLGLPRTLADGTPFPFREELRAMVFGVAAFSLVVQGMTMSNLLRRLGIVTRSDVEELYELLVGRRRAVNEALSAAERLKRRGDLPREVYQDFTDEYERELDDLQEAIATLLGDNPELRRERLLVGERQILQREKSAIMDAVRSGVVTDEVGKRLLDEVDLKLDQVRSGETTVERGEEGYTEFWRTRAAEHGLDVGPGPDADAGSSTD